TGGTGACATGGTTGTCACTCAGCTCAAGGCGGTcaccacagctcagggcctggcagctgctgatGGAGAAGGACTGGGAGCAGGAccctggtgggtgggggagagaaacGGAGGTGGGCGGGGGTTGATGGCCTGGCCAGGTGCCCCAGCACAGCCTTCTTtgcctgccaccacccacccacccaaataCACACTTGACAGCCACCCACCCAAATAGTTACACAttcattcatccatccatccacccttccatccatccatctgtccctATATCCATCCCTCATCCATTtctatatccatccatccatccactcaTCCAGAAATGGAGAACCCAGGGGTCCAGGCCACCCCATCTCCAACCTCGCGCAAGCTGCCCCTACCGATGGCAGCGGTGACCGTCCCAGAGGAGCAGTGGGTGTCATAGAGTCCGCACATGGtgacctcagccctgcccagggagcagctctcagaggctggcCCGATGCAGCTGTAGCACTGCAGTGTCTCCGAGACATTGGCTGGAGGGTCTGGGCAGTGGGGAAGAAAGGCAGGGGTAGGGAGGAGGTTGGGAAAATCATGGGGGTCCTGTTTTCAACTCGTAAGACCCCAAATGGGACAGGAAAATCTCTGCCTCATCCTATACCCCAGGATCGGAACCAGGTCAAGTCTCTTTTTGTAGCTGGACAGCCATTTTCAAGGCCTGATAATGACTACACATGTGTGACTGGTCTCAATTTTTGGGGTCaagctcctggctcccaggcagGATAGAATCCAGGTGTCTGGACTCCCAGCCCCCCTCAGCTCTGACCCTCTGACTCCACTCCCCTtccaaagaacccaggcatccgggctcccccAGTGTAATCCAGCCCTACTCCTGGAACTGAGACAAAGGACAGGTCCATCACAGATAAGGCAGAACAGTGCCCCCTGGAGGAGAAAGgcctcacctccctgcccccgAGCCAGCCAgtgtcaccccccaccccagatccagcccagatTGGGGCCAGTCTGGTACCTGCAGAGATGCTAAGGCTGCGGTTGAGGTAGCGCTGGTTGCAGAGCTGGGACCGACAGAACTGGACGTCAGTGAAGATACGAAGGGCCCCTTGTACCTGGGACCCCTGGATCCACAACCCACTCCCCGTGGTACAGCCGAGCCGTACCAGCCAGGCTGGCTGCCCGCCCGCTGGTGACAGGAGGATGGGAGAGAAGGAtcctggatcaggccccaggatCAGGGCCACTCTCCCTGCCTTGAATTGGCTCCCCATAGCCCAGTGACCTCAGAACTGGAGCACCCCAGAATTGGGACTCTTCCCTGCTCCATCTTGTATCCCCTGGATCagggcccttccctgccccatatTGCCTCCTTCTTGCCCTGGATACTTTCCACTCCTCCCCTGacccagctcccccagcaccaTATCCCTGGGCCCAGTGACCCCAGAATCAGGCCCCTCTGGCCCAGTGACTCAAGGATTGGTCCCCCTGAGGCCAGTAAcccccaggattgggcccctcctGGGGTCCAGTGACTGCAGGATCGTCCCCCACCCTAAGGCTGAGTGACACCAAAATCAGGCCCTTCCCAGAACCCAGGATCGGGGCCCCTTCCCAACCTAAGTTTGGgcccccctggggcctctggtcCAGCCCAGGATCTAGGCCCAAGGATCCTGTCTCCCTACCGACTTGCAGGGCCACTGTCCCCTGGATGCAGACAGTCTCCTCTGGCTGACAGGGGACCGAGCCCACGTCtctcagctctgcctgcccaTACAAGGTCCCTTCGAAGCTGTAGCACTCTAGGCCAGTGGTTGCTGGGAGAGGATGagaagagaacccaggcgtctgggctcTCAGTCCCCCTCATGCTCACCCTCCAACTCCAACTCCAacctccactctgctcccagcgCAGGGTTAGAACCCATGTGTCCAGGCATCCCTCTTCTGCCACAGCTCTAACCCTTGCCCCAGACCCCCTTCCAATCCCATATTTGAGAaaaacccaggcgtccgggctcctcCTGCCCATACCTTGTAGCAGGACGCAGAGCAGCGCCCCCATCAGGGCCCTTCTAGGAGACATTTTCCTGGGACGATGCAATTCCCTGGAGGAGAACAGTCATGAGTTGTTTCACTGCAGGGCAGAtcgggaacccaggcatctgggctcccagctccaccccaccctccccttctctgcagggctggggcaggaagaagGCAACATTGGGCAACAGGAAGCCGGGTATGGGTTGGCACAGGCCTTGATGTGGGCCAAACAACTGGGTTGAGTGGGAACTGGGCACAGGGGCTCCAGCCGTGTcccagggagggaaggaaagggtgcATCAGGAGATGTGTGGATGGGTGGATAGAAGGCCCAGGACCCTTCTGTCTGACCGCACCCTCATTCTGACTGACCCCTGACCTCCTGACCCAGCCTAGGTTGCCTTGAAGATCTGGGGCTCCCTGTACCCCAGTCTTCCCCCCTACTAGTAACTCAAATAACCCATATCATGACCTCTCACATCTCCTCGATGTGGAGACTGGAGAGGAAACTCCACTTGTGTTGGACTCTGCTTGTCTCTCCTGATTGGCCAAGAGTGACACCACGGCAGACAGCCCAGTCTGTCTGTAGGCCCTGCCCCATATTCAAATGCAATCtgggtagaaaccagctataaagttgctACACATTTCCAAGCActgactttgtagctggttggctctttttgtaGCTGGACGGCTGTTTTGATGGCCTGACAATGACTCTACATGTGTGACTGGCCTCAATTTATTGCACTGTTGACCCATAAATTGCATGATAAATGTAACATGTGACAGAGGCCTGTGTGTCCCTCCTCCCATAGCACCCATGTCCCTGCCCCTCCATTGCATCCAGATGGCAGGAATGGGTCCCACTCAACACTGTTGCTTGCCCAAGGTAGGGATGTGTTGTAATCAGGATTGGTGTTTCCTGGTTTGCAGACATGGGATTGGGCAGATGGAAGGCGGGGcttgggaggggagttgggacATAAGGGTTAAAGGGGACACACACAGTGGTTTATGTTTAGGTAGTTGGGCACTGGTGAGGGGtagatggatggatgaatggGGGATAGGTGGACTGATGgatggaggaagggtgggggggatggaatGGAGTACatggggatggatggatagagGGATCTAGGGATGGGTGAAGGGAGTTAGGGATGGGTGAGGGTTGTGGAGATGGATGGAGGGATAGATGAACAAAGCGATCTAGGGGTGGATGAAGGGATCTAGGGATGGAGAGATGGATGAGAGTTGtggagctggagggagggaggaatgggggaCACAGAGATGGATGGAGGAGTGTAGCTGGAGAGAGGTCACTTTGAAACGGGAAGATGAAGGGGAATGCGGGAGTGAGGGAAAGTGGGATGAACTGATGGA
This sequence is a window from Alligator mississippiensis isolate rAllMis1 chromosome 15, rAllMis1, whole genome shotgun sequence. Protein-coding genes within it:
- the LOC106737810 gene encoding ly6/PLAUR domain-containing protein 5 isoform X1, whose amino-acid sequence is MSPRRALMGALLCVLLQATTGLECYSFEGTLYGQAELRDVGSVPCQPEETVCIQGTVALQVAGGQPAWLVRLGCTTGSGLWIQGSQVQGALRIFTDVQFCRSQLCNQRYLNRSLSISADPPANVSETLQCYSCIGPASESCSLGRAEVTMCGLYDTHCSSGTVTAAIGSCSQSFSISSCQALSCGDRLELSDNHVTTTVTVDSCCGHSLCNHARTEHPMGNPQDPNPSTRTETPMDNSQAQSTNAAILPVPTLPPGALLALLGILDL
- the LOC106737810 gene encoding ly6/PLAUR domain-containing protein 5 isoform X2, translated to MSPRRALMGALLCVLLQAGGQPAWLVRLGCTTGSGLWIQGSQVQGALRIFTDVQFCRSQLCNQRYLNRSLSISADPPANVSETLQCYSCIGPASESCSLGRAEVTMCGLYDTHCSSGTVTAAIGSCSQSFSISSCQALSCGDRLELSDNHVTTTVTVDSCCGHSLCNHARTEHPMGNPQDPNPSTRTETPMDNSQAQSTNAAILPVPTLPPGALLALLGILDL
- the LOC106737810 gene encoding ly6/PLAUR domain-containing protein 5 isoform X3 — its product is MSPRRALMGALLCVLLQATTGLECYSFEGTLYGQAELRDVGSVPCQPEETVCIQGTVALQVDPPANVSETLQCYSCIGPASESCSLGRAEVTMCGLYDTHCSSGTVTAAIGSCSQSFSISSCQALSCGDRLELSDNHVTTTVTVDSCCGHSLCNHARTEHPMGNPQDPNPSTRTETPMDNSQAQSTNAAILPVPTLPPGALLALLGILDL